In the Nitrospirales bacterium LBB_01 genome, one interval contains:
- a CDS encoding acetolactate decarboxylase, which yields MYRLRKPYPGLLEAVKGQTVFDYENVNGTILGFWFPEFMKGAGITGFHFHFISDDRAKGGHLLTCKLKKLLLR from the coding sequence GTGTACCGGCTCAGAAAACCGTATCCCGGTCTTTTAGAAGCCGTTAAGGGTCAAACTGTGTTTGATTATGAAAATGTAAACGGCACTATACTGGGTTTTTGGTTCCCTGAATTTATGAAAGGAGCTGGCATCACCGGTTTTCACTTTCATTTTATATCAGATGACAGGGCTAAAGGCGGACATCTGCTCACGTGTAAATTAAAAAAGCTGTTGTTAAGATAG
- a CDS encoding HDOD domain-containing protein, which yields MMLVISHSLPLHRTLELYLKKYFSQITYEIVFNDTDAFKKLQTLTDLELILSDWDDDYVDGYKLLLFTRQNPATKDVPFVMITEKHDSGSILKCVSANVSGYVKKPIDDEIIEQKIKSFLGKVNIKTNESIQKQVNIKSLNIPPCPAIINDLRIELKKPTPAIDKITELIKKDVAVTAVLLKFANSPIYGSGKVDNIVRALQVLGLKNFADMVLAAMLHVTLKEIGNVTETFWKHSLASATLCSFIAGKTNPKHTDSAYLMGLFHDCAMPLLLKKFSGYEQYMDLAMSNSPGIIEKEDEEFSTNHTEVSAMVVKSWKVDTAIVEAIKYHHSTELGTSRSIEYYPQAKELWSIIILAEHLCQYYGFSGASLIKSDEDFFSIYEKAMIELRMEIQDIKDLKDDAFSVIENISVTF from the coding sequence ATGATGCTTGTAATATCACATTCTCTGCCTTTACACAGGACACTAGAGCTTTATCTGAAAAAGTATTTTTCACAGATTACCTATGAGATAGTTTTTAATGATACAGACGCCTTTAAAAAGCTGCAAACCCTCACAGACCTGGAGCTTATCTTAAGCGATTGGGATGATGACTACGTTGACGGATATAAACTGCTCCTGTTTACAAGACAAAATCCGGCGACAAAGGATGTCCCTTTTGTGATGATTACTGAAAAACATGACAGCGGGAGTATTTTAAAGTGCGTTAGCGCAAACGTATCGGGATACGTCAAGAAACCGATAGATGACGAAATTATTGAACAGAAAATTAAATCATTCCTTGGAAAAGTAAATATAAAAACCAATGAGTCCATACAAAAGCAGGTAAACATAAAGAGTTTGAACATTCCGCCGTGTCCTGCCATAATAAATGATCTTCGTATTGAGTTAAAAAAACCAACTCCGGCAATTGATAAAATTACAGAGCTTATAAAGAAAGATGTGGCGGTTACGGCAGTTCTGTTGAAATTTGCAAATTCACCAATATATGGCTCCGGTAAGGTGGATAACATTGTTAGGGCTTTGCAAGTGTTGGGGTTAAAAAACTTTGCCGATATGGTTTTAGCGGCAATGCTGCATGTAACCCTAAAAGAAATTGGTAATGTTACGGAGACATTTTGGAAACATTCTTTAGCCTCTGCTACTTTGTGTTCATTCATAGCCGGTAAGACTAATCCCAAACATACAGATTCTGCGTATCTTATGGGATTATTTCATGATTGCGCTATGCCGCTGCTCCTTAAGAAATTTTCTGGATACGAACAATATATGGATTTGGCAATGTCTAATTCTCCTGGAATAATTGAGAAGGAAGACGAGGAGTTTAGCACAAACCACACAGAGGTAAGCGCTATGGTGGTGAAAAGCTGGAAAGTGGATACTGCAATTGTTGAAGCTATAAAGTATCATCACAGTACTGAGCTTGGAACCTCACGCAGCATTGAATATTATCCACAAGCAAAAGAACTATGGAGTATTATTATTTTAGCCGAACATCTGTGTCAATACTATGGCTTTTCTGGCGCATCACTGATTAAATCTGACGAGGATTTTTTTAGTATCTATGAAAAAGCGATGATAGAACTGCGTATGGAAATACAGGATATAAAGGACTTAAAAGATGATGCATTCTCTGTTATAGAAAATATTTCCGTTACGTTTTAG
- a CDS encoding acetolactate decarboxylase, which yields MFAELSDCKPVNIKIKSDGVVYPVSLNTKTPFADMIFFNADTLFDINKETSCEDVIAEISKRLSSWSIFYAIRVTVYLKSKDQECTGSENRIPVF from the coding sequence TTGTTTGCAGAATTAAGTGATTGCAAGCCGGTTAATATTAAGATAAAAAGTGACGGCGTTGTGTATCCTGTCTCACTGAACACTAAAACTCCTTTCGCAGATATGATATTTTTCAATGCCGACACGTTATTTGATATAAACAAAGAGACATCTTGTGAGGATGTTATCGCTGAGATTAGCAAACGGCTTTCCTCATGGAGTATATTCTATGCCATAAGGGTGACGGTATATTTGAAAAGTAAAGATCAGGAGTGTACCGGCTCAGAAAACCGTATCCCGGTCTTTTAG
- a CDS encoding NAD(P)/FAD-dependent oxidoreductase — protein MDKYTVAIIGGGVAGLSCALTLASAKDKGDWAYGRRYIVIDSGASDLLKAKLFNVPGVALGESGKDVLEQIRGQINHYGCVDFVGGEVKGVAGTRGDFSIRLRDDGDIKAEIVVIATGYKSFEIDINGLKVVPHKHTSKPDRVMIETDEYSMAADGIYIAGTLSGVSSMFATAAGSGVQSACSILSTFSGKPTIVHDKV, from the coding sequence TTGGATAAATACACAGTGGCAATAATAGGTGGAGGGGTGGCGGGGCTTTCGTGTGCGCTTACTTTGGCCTCTGCAAAAGACAAGGGTGACTGGGCTTATGGTAGGAGATATATTGTAATTGACAGCGGAGCCTCCGATTTACTTAAGGCAAAGTTATTTAATGTGCCTGGGGTTGCTCTGGGCGAAAGCGGCAAGGATGTATTAGAGCAAATCAGAGGGCAGATAAACCATTACGGCTGTGTTGATTTTGTAGGTGGTGAGGTAAAAGGTGTCGCTGGTACACGGGGTGATTTTAGCATAAGACTAAGGGACGACGGTGATATTAAAGCTGAAATCGTTGTAATAGCAACTGGTTACAAGAGCTTTGAGATAGATATTAACGGGCTTAAGGTTGTTCCCCATAAGCATACAAGTAAACCTGATCGGGTTATGATAGAAACCGATGAGTACAGCATGGCAGCTGATGGGATATACATAGCGGGGACTTTGTCAGGAGTCAGCAGCATGTTTGCAACGGCAGCAGGTTCGGGAGTTCAATCGGCATGCAGCATTTTATCAACATTTAGCGGTAAACCTACTATTGTACACGATAAGGTTTGA
- a CDS encoding MerR family transcriptional regulator, which yields MFTKDKDRPLYVISVVAEMLGVHPQTLRLYEREGFIAPTRSNKQRMYSDDDIDELSFILNLTKNLGVNKAGLEIILPMKRRLQAIQNEMEQFMVCLEDDYKKELQERLQRVLREVK from the coding sequence ATGTTTACAAAAGATAAAGACCGTCCGCTTTATGTTATAAGCGTTGTGGCTGAGATGTTGGGAGTGCATCCCCAGACTCTCAGACTTTACGAAAGAGAAGGGTTTATTGCCCCTACAAGGTCAAATAAGCAGCGAATGTATTCGGATGACGACATTGATGAGTTGTCGTTTATTCTTAATTTGACCAAAAACCTGGGGGTCAATAAGGCAGGCCTTGAGATTATACTTCCTATGAAGCGGCGGCTGCAAGCGATTCAGAATGAGATGGAGCAGTTTATGGTCTGCCTTGAGGATGACTATAAGAAGGAGCTCCAGGAGAGGTTACAGAGGGTTTTGAGGGAGGTAAAATGA
- a CDS encoding GGDEF domain-containing protein has product MNTDNILNLINMGIVILDRDYNVTFWNRWISLNTGVKEEHILGKSIIDVYPNLDNNSFLRNLKSVLTFGNVVFLSQKLHNYLFPIKLSGSYAAQLEFMQQSCVIMPLRDKDSKITNIVITVSDVTENVCYEKQLYEMNIKDSLTGIYNRGFFDIRYEEEFRRHIRYARHLSLIVFDVDYFKKINDGFGHQCGDLVLKNIALTSLKVIRDMDILARVGGEEFCCILPETTTEGAITIAERLRCEVSEMTSTYNNTPVKVTISLGVAELNSSMESKELLFELADSALYDAKRSGRNRVIYKSQH; this is encoded by the coding sequence ATGAATACTGATAACATTCTTAATCTTATAAACATGGGCATCGTCATTCTGGACAGAGACTACAATGTTACCTTTTGGAACCGATGGATTTCTCTCAATACCGGTGTTAAGGAGGAGCATATTCTTGGCAAGTCCATAATAGATGTGTATCCTAATTTAGATAATAACAGTTTTTTAAGGAACTTAAAATCGGTGCTGACCTTTGGCAATGTCGTGTTTCTCTCCCAAAAACTGCATAACTACCTGTTTCCGATAAAACTTTCCGGCAGTTACGCAGCTCAGCTTGAATTTATGCAGCAAAGCTGTGTAATCATGCCACTTAGAGACAAAGACTCAAAAATAACCAACATTGTTATTACAGTGTCTGACGTTACTGAAAATGTCTGTTACGAAAAGCAGCTTTATGAGATGAATATCAAAGACTCCCTAACCGGCATATACAACCGAGGTTTTTTTGATATTCGCTATGAGGAGGAATTTAGGCGGCATATAAGATACGCCAGACATTTGTCGTTGATTGTTTTTGACGTGGATTACTTTAAGAAAATTAATGATGGCTTTGGTCATCAATGCGGAGATTTAGTTTTAAAGAACATTGCATTGACCAGCCTTAAAGTTATTCGGGATATGGATATTCTGGCAAGGGTAGGGGGCGAGGAGTTCTGCTGCATACTTCCTGAAACTACTACAGAAGGCGCTATCACTATAGCTGAAAGACTGCGCTGTGAGGTATCTGAAATGACAAGCACATACAACAATACCCCCGTAAAAGTTACGATAAGCCTTGGCGTCGCTGAGCTAAACAGCTCTATGGAGAGCAAAGAGCTGTTGTTTGAACTTGCCGACTCAGCTCTTTATGATGCTAAACGCTCCGGCAGAAACAGGGTTATATATAAAAGCCAACATTAA
- a CDS encoding HDOD domain-containing protein, producing MLLIVSHSIVLHRVLEHYLKKHFPHITYDKVFNDIDAVKILEGSTTYELILSDWDEEFVDGFKLLTMVRENPVTKHIPFVIITEKQDSGSIIKCVNVSVSGFVRKPVDFDVIEQKIKPFFEKVNVTGSEVVKKQVVINSLNIPPCPAIINVLRAELKKQTPALDKIVEYIKKDVALTASIIKLASSPIYGAGKVDTVLRALNILGLDNFANMVLAAVLQNAIKEIGVVTETFWRHSLTSAVLCSFIANKKHPKHAEIAYLAGLFHDCSIPLFLKRFPDYEKYADLALSNSTGGIELEDKHYSTNHSDVSALIVKTWKVEDVIVEAVRYHHSADIGTPRNMGIYQDVRELWAILVLAEHISQYYGYSGAMPINSDEDFFNVYEKAMVELQFDVIDIRDLKEDASMILETISDTF from the coding sequence ATGCTGCTTATTGTGTCGCATTCAATAGTTTTGCACAGGGTGCTTGAGCATTACCTGAAGAAACACTTTCCGCATATTACGTACGATAAGGTCTTTAACGATATAGACGCTGTTAAGATTCTTGAGGGGAGCACCACGTATGAGCTTATTTTAAGCGATTGGGACGAGGAGTTTGTTGACGGATTTAAACTGCTGACCATGGTCAGGGAAAACCCTGTAACAAAGCACATACCTTTTGTAATTATCACTGAAAAGCAAGACAGTGGAAGCATAATAAAGTGTGTTAATGTCTCTGTGTCGGGATTTGTCAGAAAACCTGTTGATTTTGATGTTATTGAGCAGAAGATTAAACCTTTTTTTGAAAAAGTTAATGTAACGGGTTCAGAGGTTGTAAAAAAACAGGTTGTCATAAATAGTTTAAACATACCGCCATGTCCTGCCATAATTAATGTGCTTAGGGCTGAGTTAAAAAAACAAACACCGGCTCTGGATAAAATAGTTGAATACATAAAAAAAGACGTGGCTCTTACGGCATCCATAATAAAGCTGGCAAGTTCTCCGATTTATGGCGCCGGTAAAGTTGACACCGTTTTAAGGGCGCTCAATATTTTAGGGTTGGATAATTTTGCCAATATGGTTTTAGCAGCCGTCTTGCAAAATGCAATTAAAGAAATAGGTGTTGTTACTGAGACATTTTGGCGGCACTCTTTGACCTCTGCTGTACTATGCTCCTTTATAGCGAACAAGAAACACCCAAAACACGCAGAGATTGCGTATCTTGCAGGGCTTTTCCACGATTGTTCAATACCGCTGTTTTTAAAAAGATTTCCAGACTACGAAAAATATGCTGATTTGGCTTTATCTAACTCTACTGGAGGGATTGAGCTGGAGGATAAGCACTACAGCACCAATCACTCCGATGTGAGCGCTCTAATAGTGAAAACATGGAAAGTGGAAGATGTCATTGTTGAGGCAGTAAGATACCACCACAGTGCCGATATTGGCACGCCTCGTAATATGGGGATTTATCAGGATGTCAGAGAGCTGTGGGCTATACTTGTTTTAGCTGAGCATATAAGCCAATACTACGGCTACTCAGGTGCAATGCCGATTAACTCTGACGAGGATTTTTTTAATGTTTATGAAAAAGCTATGGTTGAGTTGCAATTTGACGTCATTGACATAAGAGACCTAAAAGAAGATGCCAGCATGATTTTAGAAACTATTAGTGACACTTTTTAA
- a CDS encoding chemotaxis protein CheC: MREKQDKIFTPLEIDTLQEIMNIAFGQAAAELSEIINIMVVLSVPTLKVFDAYDLHRYITNEIKDFDSCNIVQQDYIGNSKGIAFLIFSHSSKEELISLFQPDNHLTYTSDLITETEKEIFTEIGNILIGACIGKMSELLNDNVQFLPPRCSIGKAFSSVYKSGAFFNDQSFAISLKTVFTFEGHPTTGYLFLVNSQESVSSLKKALEDFWKEYE, encoded by the coding sequence ATGAGGGAAAAACAGGATAAAATATTCACACCGCTTGAGATAGATACACTTCAGGAGATAATGAATATTGCCTTTGGACAGGCTGCCGCCGAGCTTTCCGAGATTATTAACATTATGGTAGTTTTAAGCGTGCCAACTTTAAAAGTTTTTGATGCTTACGACTTACATAGGTACATCACAAACGAAATAAAGGACTTTGACTCATGCAATATCGTACAGCAGGACTATATCGGTAATTCAAAGGGTATTGCCTTTTTGATATTTTCGCATAGCTCCAAAGAGGAGCTGATTTCTCTTTTTCAACCAGACAATCACCTCACCTACACATCTGACTTAATAACTGAAACAGAAAAGGAAATTTTCACAGAAATAGGGAATATTCTTATTGGGGCATGTATAGGGAAAATGTCGGAACTTTTGAACGACAACGTTCAGTTTCTTCCACCAAGATGCTCTATCGGCAAGGCTTTCAGCTCGGTTTATAAAAGTGGTGCTTTTTTTAACGACCAGAGCTTTGCCATTTCACTAAAAACTGTCTTTACGTTTGAAGGACATCCTACTACCGGTTATTTATTTTTAGTGAACAGTCAGGAATCTGTCTCCAGCCTTAAAAAAGCTCTGGAGGATTTCTGGAAAGAATATGAATGA
- a CDS encoding cold-shock protein: MVGKWFNAKGYGFIQKEDGGDVFVHFSSIQGKPREQSI; encoded by the coding sequence CTGGTAGGTAAATGGTTTAATGCTAAGGGGTATGGTTTTATCCAGAAAGAAGATGGAGGCGACGTATTTGTTCACTTTTCATCAATTCAAGGAAAACCGAGAGAGCAAAGTATTTGA
- a CDS encoding response regulator, whose translation MIKKILIVDDSTSSRFFLKASLPKEVEYEIFEAENGLIALEKFKEFRPDVVFMDLTMPVMDGLQSLEEILKVDRNATVVIVTADIQKKTVQRAMDLGAFTLIAKPIKKDKIENVVSIINKIKNPENAV comes from the coding sequence ATGATTAAAAAAATTTTGATAGTGGATGATTCAACGTCCTCTCGCTTTTTTCTTAAGGCCAGTCTTCCCAAAGAAGTTGAGTATGAGATTTTTGAAGCTGAAAACGGACTGATTGCCCTTGAAAAATTTAAAGAGTTTCGGCCTGATGTTGTTTTTATGGATTTAACAATGCCGGTAATGGATGGGTTACAAAGCCTTGAGGAAATTTTAAAAGTTGACAGAAACGCTACAGTTGTCATAGTCACAGCCGATATTCAAAAAAAGACAGTCCAGCGGGCTATGGATTTGGGAGCATTTACTCTTATCGCTAAACCTATAAAGAAGGATAAGATTGAAAACGTTGTTTCTATAATTAATAAAATTAAAAATCCCGAAAATGCCGTATGA
- a CDS encoding nitrous oxide-stimulated promoter family protein, producing the protein MSYCRITAHNKSARRQTGLAFKIKRIKLEKKTVGKMIALYCRKNHKTADKTLCPDCQSLHDYSQLRLDRCIFQDNKPNCSHCTIHCYKPDMRVKIKEVMRFSGPRMILRNPILALLHSLDGIIRRKSD; encoded by the coding sequence ATGTCTTATTGTAGAATAACAGCACATAATAAATCAGCAAGGAGGCAAACAGGGTTGGCTTTTAAAATAAAAAGAATAAAACTGGAAAAAAAAACCGTTGGGAAGATGATTGCCCTCTACTGCAGGAAAAACCACAAAACCGCAGATAAAACACTATGCCCCGACTGCCAGTCACTTCACGATTACTCCCAGTTACGCCTTGACAGATGTATATTTCAGGACAACAAACCAAACTGCAGCCACTGCACAATACATTGTTATAAACCCGATATGAGAGTGAAAATCAAAGAGGTTATGCGCTTTTCAGGTCCACGGATGATTTTAAGAAACCCTATCCTTGCTCTTTTGCACTCACTTGATGGAATAATCAGAAGAAAAAGCGATTAA
- the tpx gene encoding thiol peroxidase, with translation MDRTGVITFQGGALTLTGNEVKVGGKAPDFTLMDNALGAVTLKDFAGKTKIISVTPSLDTPVCDAQLRKFNEEAAKSGSDVVVLNVSMDLPFANARFCAAAGISAAKTLSDYKDASFGLNYGVLIKELRLLTRAIFVVDKNDVIKYIEIVPEVTNPPDYSKALAAAK, from the coding sequence ATGGATAGGACAGGAGTTATAACATTTCAGGGAGGTGCTTTAACGCTTACTGGAAACGAGGTGAAGGTTGGCGGTAAGGCGCCTGACTTCACACTTATGGACAATGCCCTCGGGGCAGTTACCCTTAAAGATTTTGCGGGGAAAACGAAAATAATCAGCGTTACCCCGTCTCTTGATACCCCCGTGTGCGACGCTCAGTTGAGGAAATTTAACGAAGAGGCCGCAAAATCAGGCTCCGATGTTGTTGTGTTAAACGTAAGCATGGACTTACCCTTTGCTAATGCAAGGTTTTGTGCCGCTGCCGGCATCAGTGCCGCTAAGACCCTTTCTGATTACAAGGACGCATCATTTGGCTTAAACTACGGGGTATTAATTAAAGAACTGAGGCTGCTTACACGCGCTATTTTTGTTGTTGATAAGAATGATGTTATTAAATACATCGAGATTGTACCTGAGGTCACTAATCCGCCGGATTACAGTAAGGCATTAGCCGCTGCTAAGTAA
- a CDS encoding acetolactate decarboxylase produces the protein MTYKSYEAFVEFSELKEHGDFGLGTLTVLTGMIAIDGKFYQIKSTALYPVH, from the coding sequence ATGACTTATAAGTCATACGAGGCATTTGTAGAGTTTAGTGAATTAAAAGAGCATGGTGATTTCGGTCTTGGCACTTTGACAGTCTTGACGGGAATGATTGCAATTGACGGTAAATTTTATCAGATAAAAAGTACGGCGTTGTATCCTGTCCACTGA
- a CDS encoding aspartate 1-decarboxylase, giving the protein MQVYVKGKATWQGLRANILYSGSLTVDEDRLAGMYQYERVLISNVNNGQRFETYLIRESVAQGDMFKRTARRGVVGDKIIILAPALRMKFRKLRTKLCYRMTISR; this is encoded by the coding sequence ATACAGGTGTATGTTAAGGGCAAAGCTACATGGCAAGGGTTACGGGCCAATATTCTTTATTCGGGAAGTCTTACGGTTGATGAGGATCGTTTAGCCGGAATGTACCAATATGAGAGGGTGCTTATAAGTAACGTAAATAATGGCCAGCGGTTTGAGACGTATTTAATCCGGGAAAGCGTGGCTCAGGGAGATATGTTTAAACGGACTGCACGAAGAGGCGTTGTTGGGGACAAGATAATTATTTTAGCGCCTGCTTTGAGGATGAAATTCCGAAAACTACGAACCAAATTGTGCTATCGGATGACAATAAGCCGTTAA
- a CDS encoding DnaJ domain-containing protein — protein sequence MATGTKDYYELLGVGKKATAEEIKKSFRKLARKYHPDLNPGNKDSEAKFKEISEAYDTLGDPKKRSEYDNMRSNPFGFQSGFDRAAGNNFTGGFRGFTDKRNGANFDFGGFGDVFSELFGFHERAPGSTSMFSRGTDIATNLTLTLEEAFTGVTKSLNLKRDAPCKYCGGSGKKNKTVCRVCNGRGSTHANENIKVKIPPGVSQGSKVRLKGKGTLGTGGGEAGDIIIELDVLQHRVFTRKGDDLYVDVPVTVVEAALGAKIEVPSLNGASIMTLPEGSQSGKTFKLKGKGMPSPQNSNTGDLYAVIKVVVPTDLSENDKELVRRLDALYKENPRTGMVKE from the coding sequence ATGGCAACAGGAACGAAAGACTATTACGAATTGTTAGGAGTTGGGAAAAAGGCTACGGCTGAGGAGATTAAGAAATCATTCCGAAAGCTTGCGCGGAAATATCACCCTGACCTTAACCCTGGAAATAAAGACTCTGAGGCAAAGTTTAAGGAAATCAGCGAGGCTTATGACACCCTTGGCGACCCTAAGAAACGCAGCGAATACGACAACATGAGGTCAAATCCGTTTGGTTTCCAAAGCGGTTTTGACAGAGCCGCCGGTAACAATTTTACCGGAGGTTTTAGAGGTTTTACTGATAAACGTAATGGCGCTAATTTTGACTTCGGAGGTTTTGGCGATGTTTTTTCAGAGCTCTTTGGATTTCATGAAAGGGCACCCGGTTCTACCTCTATGTTTTCCCGGGGTACAGACATTGCAACTAATCTTACGCTTACCCTTGAAGAGGCATTTACCGGAGTTACTAAATCCCTGAATCTGAAACGCGATGCGCCGTGTAAGTATTGTGGCGGCTCAGGCAAAAAAAACAAAACAGTTTGCAGGGTTTGTAATGGCAGAGGGAGCACTCATGCCAATGAAAACATAAAGGTCAAGATTCCCCCCGGGGTCTCACAGGGCTCTAAGGTGCGTCTTAAAGGTAAGGGCACTCTTGGCACTGGAGGCGGTGAGGCTGGAGATATTATCATTGAGCTTGACGTACTTCAACACAGAGTGTTTACCAGAAAAGGCGATGACCTCTATGTTGATGTCCCTGTAACAGTTGTTGAGGCGGCTCTTGGTGCAAAAATTGAAGTCCCCTCACTTAACGGCGCATCTATTATGACACTGCCTGAGGGCTCTCAAAGCGGTAAGACATTCAAACTTAAGGGTAAAGGTATGCCAAGTCCTCAAAACAGCAACACAGGCGATCTGTATGCTGTAATCAAAGTTGTCGTACCAACCGATCTGTCTGAAAACGACAAGGAATTGGTGCGTCGCCTTGACGCTCTTTATAAGGAAAATCCACGTACTGGGATGGTGAAAGAGTGA
- a CDS encoding metallophosphoesterase gives MKLFVLIYVALYSSIHYYIYGRITNALSVPVYLKAAMAVFMALMIFTPILVRFAEMYGYEHVAALDANVGYTWMGLVLIFIPVSISLEIIQLISKSELLSKILQLKIPSRTVFLLTILITLSAYIYAFIEARTIRTERLTIKTSKIPKGADKIKIAQISDVHVGVLVRESRIRPIISILKRENPDMILSTGDFVDGQLDHLNGLSNLFLELKPLSGKYAVIGNHELYAGLKDSLEFTKKSGFTILRNEAITVGFLNIAGVDDKDISRFNIVETKTEPDLLSGLPRKNFTILLKHRPIINPDSIGQFDLQLSGHTHGGQIFPYSVFPHLLFRINSGYNMLSKGSSIYLNRGAGTWGPPIRLLAPPEVTIIEIEPLE, from the coding sequence ATGAAATTATTCGTATTAATTTATGTAGCGCTCTACAGCTCTATCCACTACTACATCTATGGCCGGATAACCAATGCTCTCTCAGTGCCGGTTTATCTAAAAGCTGCAATGGCGGTTTTTATGGCGCTCATGATCTTCACCCCTATACTTGTAAGATTCGCTGAAATGTACGGTTATGAACATGTTGCCGCTCTTGATGCTAATGTGGGCTATACATGGATGGGGCTTGTACTTATTTTTATTCCTGTCTCTATTTCACTTGAAATTATTCAGTTAATATCAAAATCTGAGTTACTTTCAAAAATATTACAGCTAAAAATTCCCAGCCGGACTGTTTTTTTGTTGACTATTTTAATAACACTCTCAGCCTACATTTATGCTTTTATAGAAGCCAGAACGATACGGACAGAGCGTCTTACAATAAAAACTTCAAAGATTCCTAAAGGTGCCGATAAGATTAAAATAGCCCAAATATCTGATGTCCACGTAGGAGTTCTTGTCAGAGAAAGCAGAATCAGACCAATTATTTCCATACTTAAGCGCGAAAACCCTGATATGATTCTGTCAACCGGAGATTTTGTGGATGGACAACTTGATCATCTAAATGGACTGTCAAACCTTTTTTTGGAGCTGAAGCCTCTATCCGGTAAATATGCAGTCATTGGAAACCATGAACTCTACGCAGGACTCAAGGACTCTCTTGAATTTACCAAAAAATCAGGTTTTACGATACTTAGAAATGAGGCAATTACGGTTGGATTTTTGAATATAGCCGGAGTGGATGACAAAGATATCAGCAGATTTAATATTGTTGAAACGAAAACCGAACCAGACCTACTTTCGGGCTTACCGAGAAAAAATTTTACAATTTTACTAAAACACAGGCCGATTATCAATCCGGACTCTATCGGACAGTTTGACCTTCAACTTTCCGGCCACACACATGGCGGGCAGATTTTCCCATACAGTGTGTTTCCACACTTATTGTTTAGAATCAACTCAGGTTACAATATGCTATCAAAAGGTTCATCCATATACTTAAACCGTGGAGCCGGTACATGGGGCCCTCCAATACGCCTGCTTGCACCACCTGAGGTTACAATTATAGAGATTGAACCGCTTGAATGA
- a CDS encoding cold-shock protein: MSQTGKVKWFNEAKGYGFIQKEDGGDVFVHFSSIQGSGFKTLREGQSVSFDLVDEDRGQKATNVTKLD, encoded by the coding sequence ATGTCACAAACTGGTAAGGTAAAATGGTTTAATGAGGCTAAGGGGTATGGTTTTATCCAGAAAGAAGATGGAGGCGACGTATTTGTTCACTTTTCATCAATTCAAGGGAGTGGGTTTAAAACCCTGAGAGAGGGACAAAGTGTCTCATTTGATCTTGTTGACGAGGACAGAGGCCAAAAAGCCACAAATGTAACAAAACTCGATTAA
- a CDS encoding aspartate 1-decarboxylase: protein MYRCMLRAKLHMARVTEANILYSGSLTVDEDLMDLAGMYQYERVLISNVNNGQRFETYLIPGKRGSGEICLNGAAARRGVVGDKIIIFSFAYFAEDEIPKNYEPKIIVLSDDNKPLK, encoded by the coding sequence ATGTACAGATGTATGTTAAGGGCAAAGCTTCACATGGCAAGGGTTACGGAGGCCAATATTCTTTATTCGGGAAGTCTTACGGTTGATGAGGATCTCATGGATTTAGCCGGAATGTACCAATATGAGAGGGTGCTTATAAGTAACGTAAATAATGGCCAGCGGTTTGAGACGTATTTAATCCCGGGAAAGCGTGGCTCAGGGGAGATATGTTTAAACGGAGCTGCCGCACGAAGAGGCGTTGTTGGGGACAAGATAATTATTTTTAGCTTTGCCTACTTTGCTGAGGATGAAATTCCGAAAAACTACGAACCAAAAATTATTGTGCTATCGGATGACAATAAGCCGTTAAAGTAA